Proteins encoded together in one Rhipicephalus sanguineus isolate Rsan-2018 chromosome 9, BIME_Rsan_1.4, whole genome shotgun sequence window:
- the LOC119405735 gene encoding monocarboxylate transporter 2, producing MSAEQQEPPSPQQYPDVLAPDSGHSWIIAAAVSWNVFCCSLLRRAVPVMFRAVGEAFPTSTKSSVAWMNAFIYRLAYTLSPVTSTLSRVLSLRSLSVAGAILVGAGQVICFPLGSLAAIVPVIGLLCGLGTALTVVVDEMALQLHFAKVRYQALTLYEVAFSLSAIVYPPVFLILVDTYGINGALLVSGALSLNGLAGSVVITRPVWLPPDIPLPPLYRRASDVAAEADAVSPASPVEKGAKGDSAGDAKEVAAADKSDSNKDILVTPALNKFSLS from the exons ATGTCGGCCGAGCAGCAGGAGCCGCCGTCTCCTCAGCAGTACCCGGATGTCCTCGCTCCTGACAGCGGCCACAGCTGGATAATCGCGGCCGCCGTTTCCTGGAACGTGTTCTGCTGCTCGCTGCTGCGTCGTGCGGTGCCCGTCATGTTCCGTGCCGTGGGAGAAGCGTTCCCCACAAGCACCAAGAGCTCGGTCGCCTGGATGAACGCCTTCATCTACAGACTGGCATACACATTGT CGCCGGTGACGTCTACGCTGAGCCGCGTCCTATCTTTGCGTTCGCTCTCCGTCGCGGGCGCCATCTTGGTTGGAGCAGGCCAAGTGATCTGCTTTCCCCTGGGCAGTCTGGCCGCCATCGTTCCCGTGATCGGACTATTGTGCG GTCTAGGAACAGCGCTGACCGTCGTGGTggacgagatggcgctgcaactGCACTTCGCGAAGGTGCGCTACCAGGCGCTCACTCTGTACGAGGTGGCGTTCTCTCTGTCAGCCATCGTGTATCCGCCGGTGTTCCTAATCCTGGTGGACACCTACGGCATCAACGGAGCGCTACTCGTCTCTGGCGCCCTCTCGCTCAACGGCCTAGCCGGATCGGTGGTTATCACCAG GCCCGTGTGGTTACCACCGGACATTCCGCTGCCACCGTTGTATCGGCGTGCATCGGATGTCGCCGCCGAAGCGGATGCAGTGTCGCCGGCCTCACCCGTGGAGAAAGGTGCGAAAGGAGACTCCGCCGGAGATGCTAAAGAAGTGGCTGCTGCCGACAAGTCGGACTCGAACAAG GACATTCTGGTCACTCCAGCCCTCAACAAGTTCAGCCTCAGTTAG